From the Notolabrus celidotus isolate fNotCel1 chromosome 12, fNotCel1.pri, whole genome shotgun sequence genome, one window contains:
- the LOC117823248 gene encoding protein MTSS 1-like isoform X5 — protein sequence MEAVIEKECSALGGLFQTVIGDMKSSYPIWEDFTTKAGKLQSQLRATVVAVAAFLDAFQKVADLATNSRGGTRDIGSALTRMCMRHRSIEAKLKQFSMGFLEGLINPLQEQMEDWKRGVNALDKDHAKEYKKARQEIKKKSSDTLKLQKKAKKGRGDIQPQLDSAMQDVSDKYILLEETEKQALRKALIEDRQRFCWFVAMLQPVVDEEISMLGEVTHLQAISDDLKALTSEPHKLPPASEQVILDLKGSDYGWSYQTPPSSPSTTMSRKSSMCSSLNSVNSSDSRGSSGSHSHSPSSSSSSSSSHHLFHHHHPRHRYRSSTLPQQTPARLSSISSHDSGFISSSQDQYTSSKSSSPMPAETKLSNGFDHYSPANAPYLHSNGGSLGSGTAFPYVPPSSSSSTSTSCPTRSWSRPASALLPDYTHYCTMGSTMVPSSRVPSWKDWAKPGPYDQPMVNTLRRKKDKDSSAIVDSNGSVSNGGSISTSAPTSAALQMSAAVEEKIRTVAAPLKAVDIEAHEELALALSRGLELDTQRSSRDSIQCSSGYSTQTNTPCCSEDTIPSQVSDYDYFSMAGDQEPELQSDFDKSSTIPRNSDISQSYRLMFQSKRPASTAGLPSTQTPYPGQGGYPAGYPSTPIHTGAYPTTPTGSSSGQAFYSGSHNTPGSYSSGHGPVIVTPGVATIRRTPSSKPSGRRSGSIVGTGPIPIRTPVIPVKIPTVPDMPGAVNGSRSSEETGRGGGRGGDESPDSPTFAGGGDAGTLPVMSWSGQATTNPPTVLQSNQQHLQGEMELDGGEGSDGNMLVAIRKGVKLKRTLTNDRSAPRIP from the exons ATGGAGGCTGTTATCGAGAAGGAATGCAGCGCGCTCGGAGGACTCTTCCAAACTGTTATCGGAGACATGAAA AGCAGCTACCCTATCTGGGAGGACTTTACCACCAAGGCCGGCAAACTGCAGTCCCAGCTCAG GGCGACTGTCGTTGCTGTGGCTGCATTCCTGGATGCCTTTCAGAAAGTTGCCGACCTGGCTACCAACTCACGAG GTGGGACCAGGGACATCGGGTCAGCGCTGACCAGGATGTGTATGAGACATCGCAGCATAGAAGCTAAACTCAAGCAGTTCTCCAT GGGCTTCCTGGAGGGTCTGATCAACCCGCTACAAGAGCAGATGGAGGACTGGAAAAGAGGAGTGAACGCTTTGGACAAGGACCATGCTAAAG AGTATAAAAAAGCACGgcaggaaataaagaagaagtcCTCAGACACCCTGAAACTtcaaaagaaagcaaagaaag gtcgAGGTGATATCCAGCCCCAGTTGGACAGCGCCATGCAGGACGTCAGTGATAAATACATTCTGCTGGAGGAGACGGAGAAACAGGCCCTGAGAAAGGCTCTGatagaggacagacagagattCTGCTGGTTTGTGGCCATGCTGCAGCCTGTAGTG GATGAGGAGATTTCTATGTTGGGAGAGGTCACCCACCTCCAAGCCATCTCTGACGACCTCAAAGCTCTGACCTCTGAACCACACAAGCTCCCCCCTGCTAGTGAACAG GTGATCCTGGATCTGAAAGGCTCAGACTATGGTTGGTCATATCAGACGCCGCCCTCATCCCCCAGCACCACCATGTCCAGGAAATCTAGCATGTGCAG TAGTCTGAACAGCGTTAACAGTAGTGACTCCAGGGGATCCAGTGGCTCCCACTCTcattctccttcctcctcttcttcctcctcttcctctcaccaCCTCTTCCACCACCATCACCCCCGCCATCGGTACCGCAGCTCCACGCTCCCCCAGCAGACCCCggctcggctctccagcatctCCTCCCACGACTCGGGCTTTATCTCGTCATCCCAGGACCAATACACGTCGTCCAAGTCATCATCGCCTATGCCAGCTGAAACAAAG ctgTCCAATGGTTTTGACCACTACAGTCCAGCAAATGCCCCCTACCTGCATAGCAATGGGGGGAGTTTGGGCTCAGGCACTGCCTTCCCTTAcgtccctccttcctcctcatcctccacctCCACTTCCTGTCCCACCCGCTCATGGTCACGCCCCGCCTCGGCCTTACtgccagactacactcattacTGCACGATGGGCTCCACCATGGTGCCTTCATCACGAGTTCCCAGCTGGAAG GACTGGGCTAAGCCGGGCCCCTATGACCAGCCCATGGTCAACActctgaggaggaagaaagacaaGGACAGCTCAGCGATAGTGGACAGTAATGGTAGTGTGAGTAATGGTGGATCAATCTCCACATCAGCACCAACCTCAGCTGCTCTTCAGATGTCAGCAGCAGTGGAGGAGAAGATTAGGACTGTGGCTGCTCCTCTCAAG GCCGTAGATATTGAGGCCCACGAGGAACTGGCTCTGGCTTTATCAAGAGGTCTAGAGCTGGACACCCAGAGGTCCAGCAGAGACTCCATCCAGTGTTCAAGTGGCTACAGCACACAGACTAACACGCCCTGCTGCTCCGAGGACACAATACCCTCACAAG TCTCAGACTACGATTATTTCTCCATGGCCGGGGATCAGGAGCCCGAGCTGCAGTCTGACTTTGATAAGTCCTCCACCATCCCCAGAAACAGTGACATCAGTCAGTCCTACAGACTCATGTTCCAGAGCAAACGACCGGCCTCCACAGCTGGCCTGCCCAGCACGCAGACTCCTTACCCGGGACAGGGTGGCTACCCTGCAGGGTATCCCTCTACACCCATCCACACCGGGGCTTATCCTACTACCCCTACAG GCTCCAGTTCAGGTCAGGCATTTTATTCTGGATCTCATAATACCCCTGGCTCCTACTCTTCAGGCCATGGTCCGGTCATCGTGACCCCTGGGGTTGCAACAATCCGCCGCACCCCCTCATCAAAACCCTCCGGCCGGCGTTCAGGCTCAATAGTGGGAACAGGTCCCATCCCTATTCGTACGCCCGTCATCCCAGTGAAAATCCCCACAGTGCCCGACATGCCGGGAGCTGTGAATGGAAGCAGGAGTTCAGAGGAGACCGGacgtggaggaggaagaggtggagatgAAAGCCCAGATTCTCCAACCTTTGCTGGAGGAGGGGATGCTGGCACGCTGCCTGTGATGTCCTGGAGCGGTCAGGCTACAACGAATCCTCCCACAGTACTCCAGTCCAATCAGCAGCACCTGCAGGGTGAGATGGAGCTGGACGGAGGAGAAGGGTCAGACGGCAACATGCTGGTGGCGATACGCAAGGGAGTCAAGCTTAAGAGAACCCTCACCAACGACCGCTCGGCACCACGGATCCCGTGA